Proteins co-encoded in one Spirosoma endbachense genomic window:
- a CDS encoding CRISPR-associated endoribonuclease Cas6, with protein sequence MQFRLTLRPVNRQTLVPFNYAYRLSGFIYSVLADADKQYADFLHEQGYEYSSTRRFKLFTFSDLIMPNVRVDVRAGGMWVNSPYIEWVVSFYVDQAAQRFIMGLFQNQRCVIASPRHRAEFIVERVESVPMEIRSQTVQLKTLSPVVIAEKDKRGMDQYLHPADEQFGPLLVSNLLAKYASVQPVIPVGVLPDDGLATTSLTYQLLPNPGRNAAQRDAAQPKSRLLTIKEGSREETRIKGYYGFNFELSGTTELLELAVLAGVGRYNAEGFGAVGIVEAKPIFGKPDFPSSP encoded by the coding sequence ATGCAGTTTCGACTTACCCTACGCCCCGTCAATCGCCAGACGTTGGTTCCCTTCAATTACGCCTACCGGCTGAGTGGCTTTATTTATTCGGTGCTGGCCGACGCTGATAAACAATACGCGGATTTTCTGCATGAACAGGGGTATGAATATTCGAGCACCCGGCGCTTCAAGCTGTTCACGTTTTCGGATTTAATCATGCCCAATGTGCGTGTAGACGTACGAGCGGGCGGCATGTGGGTCAACTCGCCTTACATTGAGTGGGTGGTTAGTTTCTACGTTGATCAGGCAGCCCAGCGTTTTATTATGGGTTTGTTTCAGAATCAACGTTGCGTGATTGCGTCGCCCCGTCACCGGGCGGAGTTTATTGTCGAGCGTGTAGAATCCGTACCAATGGAGATCAGGAGCCAAACGGTACAGCTCAAAACACTATCTCCAGTAGTGATTGCCGAGAAAGACAAGCGGGGTATGGACCAGTATTTACACCCCGCCGACGAGCAGTTCGGCCCCTTACTGGTCTCGAACCTACTGGCGAAGTATGCCAGCGTACAGCCCGTAATACCCGTAGGCGTACTACCTGACGATGGCCTGGCTACTACTTCTCTAACGTACCAATTGCTGCCCAATCCGGGACGTAATGCCGCCCAGCGGGATGCCGCCCAGCCTAAATCAAGGTTACTGACGATAAAAGAGGGATCGCGGGAAGAAACCCGGATTAAAGGGTATTATGGCTTCAACTTCGAGCTAAGCGGCACAACGGAATTATTGGAACTGGCGGTGCTGGCAGGGGTGGGGAGGTATAATGCAGAAGGGTTTGGAGCAGTGGGGATTGTTGAAGCCAAACCTATTTTTGGGAAGCCTGATTTTCCTTCTTCGCCATGA
- a CDS encoding type I CRISPR-associated protein Cas7 has protein sequence MSQSFKNRVFGCAIIKSINSNYNADFTHQPRTLPDGTVYATDKALKYSIRNYLVKHLEEERVFYFKSLSDEMQPRDLDQTYIKHFTAFPTVEKGKDAAVKARMQILENLLKCIDIRLFGGTFASSGANLSLHGTVQFTHGVNRFPEGIIYSEQISSPFRNSNDKSADSMQTTLGTQFKLREGHYVHHLSVNPRNLEDMATLVSSDGVTDEDIAKLKQALRSGVTLYDSAAKAGTENELLLWVQLKADSKLVLPSFVELVSVTVGENESREIDLTKVSAILGREHIKSQIEKIELYYDQAVTTVLNAPEGAEVLELN, from the coding sequence ATGAGTCAATCCTTTAAGAACCGCGTTTTTGGCTGTGCCATTATTAAATCAATCAATTCAAATTATAACGCGGATTTTACGCACCAGCCCCGCACCCTTCCTGACGGTACAGTGTATGCTACAGACAAAGCATTAAAATATTCTATTCGCAATTATCTGGTTAAGCATTTAGAGGAGGAGCGCGTATTTTATTTCAAAAGTCTGAGCGATGAAATGCAACCGCGCGATCTTGACCAGACATACATTAAGCATTTTACCGCTTTCCCAACCGTAGAGAAAGGCAAAGATGCAGCCGTAAAAGCTCGTATGCAGATTCTTGAGAATTTATTGAAATGCATTGATATTCGGCTGTTTGGCGGCACGTTTGCCAGCTCGGGGGCTAATCTTTCATTGCATGGTACGGTGCAGTTTACGCATGGTGTTAATCGCTTCCCAGAGGGAATTATTTACTCGGAGCAAATTTCGTCGCCATTTCGTAATTCCAACGACAAAAGCGCAGATTCGATGCAGACGACCCTAGGCACTCAATTTAAATTACGCGAAGGCCACTATGTTCACCATCTGTCTGTCAATCCCCGGAATCTGGAAGATATGGCCACATTGGTTAGTAGTGATGGCGTCACAGATGAGGATATTGCCAAGTTGAAGCAGGCGCTACGTTCGGGGGTTACGCTCTATGATTCAGCTGCCAAAGCCGGTACTGAAAACGAGCTATTGCTCTGGGTACAACTTAAGGCTGACTCTAAACTAGTCTTACCATCGTTTGTTGAGTTGGTAAGTGTGACTGTTGGTGAAAATGAAAGCCGGGAAATCGACTTGACTAAAGTGAGTGCCATTCTTGGCCGGGAGCACATCAAAAGTCAGATTGAGAAAATTGAGCTTTACTATGATCAAGCTGTAACGACCGTACTGAATGCGCCCGAAGGCGCTGAGGTTCTGGAACTAAATTAA